Proteins found in one Nocardia brasiliensis ATCC 700358 genomic segment:
- the gyrB gene encoding DNA topoisomerase (ATP-hydrolyzing) subunit B, with product MAANDSNASGSTNANSGKADYGASSITVLEGLEAVRKRPGMYIGSTGERGLHHLIWEVVDNSVDEAMAGYASKVEVTLLADGGVEVVDDGRGIPVAMHAQGVPTIEVVMTQLHAGGKFDSDSYAVSGGLHGVGISVVNALSSRLEAEIDRDGYHWSQSYKDSIPGKLVQGDASKQTGTTIRFWADPEIFETTTYNFETVARRLQEMAFLNKGLTITLTDERVSESEITDDVVSETAEAPKHAEADAEAAPVEHKVKTRTYHYPGGLEDFVRHINRTKQPIHNSVVGFTGKGTGHELEVAMQWNSGYSESVHTFANTINTHEGGTHEEGFRAALTTVVNKYAKDKKLIKEKDGNLTGDDIREGLAAIVSVKVSEPQFEGQTKTKLGNTEVKSFVQKACNEHLTHWFEANPADAKTIVNKAVSSAQARVAARKARELVRRKSATDLGGLPGKLADCRSKDPSKSEIYIVEGDSAGGSAKSGRDSMYQAILPLRGKIINVEKARIDRVLKNNEVQSIITAFGTGIHDEFDIAKLRYHKIVLMADADVDGQHIATLLLTLLFRFMRPLVEQGHVYLAQPPLYKLKWQRADPEFAYSDRERDGLLEAGLAAGKKINKDDGVQRYKGLGEMNAKELWETTMDPSVRVLKLVTLDDAAAADELFSVLMGEDVEARRSFITRNAKDVRFLDV from the coding sequence GTGGCTGCCAACGACTCCAACGCATCGGGCTCGACCAACGCTAACTCGGGCAAGGCGGATTACGGCGCCTCGTCCATCACGGTCCTCGAAGGACTCGAGGCGGTCCGCAAGCGTCCCGGCATGTACATCGGTTCCACCGGTGAGCGTGGTCTGCACCACCTGATCTGGGAGGTTGTCGACAACTCGGTCGACGAGGCGATGGCCGGGTACGCGTCCAAGGTCGAGGTGACCCTGCTCGCCGATGGCGGCGTCGAGGTGGTCGACGACGGCCGCGGTATCCCGGTGGCGATGCACGCTCAGGGCGTCCCGACCATCGAAGTGGTCATGACCCAGCTGCACGCCGGCGGCAAGTTCGACTCCGATTCCTACGCGGTGTCCGGTGGTCTGCACGGCGTCGGTATCTCCGTGGTGAACGCGCTGTCCTCCCGGCTCGAGGCGGAGATCGACCGCGACGGTTACCACTGGAGCCAGTCGTACAAGGACTCGATCCCCGGCAAGCTGGTGCAAGGCGATGCGTCCAAGCAGACCGGCACCACGATCCGCTTCTGGGCCGACCCGGAGATCTTCGAGACCACGACCTACAACTTCGAGACGGTCGCGCGCCGCCTGCAGGAGATGGCGTTCCTGAACAAGGGACTCACCATCACCCTCACCGACGAGCGGGTCAGCGAGTCCGAGATCACCGACGACGTGGTCAGCGAGACCGCGGAGGCGCCCAAGCACGCGGAGGCCGACGCCGAAGCGGCACCGGTCGAGCACAAGGTCAAGACGCGGACCTACCACTATCCGGGTGGTCTGGAGGACTTCGTCCGCCACATCAACCGCACCAAGCAGCCGATCCACAACTCCGTCGTCGGGTTCACCGGCAAGGGCACCGGCCACGAGCTCGAGGTCGCCATGCAGTGGAACTCCGGCTATTCGGAGTCGGTGCACACCTTCGCGAACACCATCAACACCCACGAGGGCGGCACGCACGAGGAGGGCTTCCGCGCGGCGCTGACCACGGTGGTCAACAAGTACGCCAAAGACAAGAAGCTGATCAAGGAGAAGGACGGCAACCTCACCGGTGACGACATCCGCGAGGGCCTGGCCGCGATCGTCAGCGTGAAGGTCTCCGAGCCGCAGTTCGAGGGCCAGACCAAGACCAAGCTGGGTAACACCGAGGTCAAGTCGTTCGTGCAGAAGGCGTGCAACGAGCACCTCACGCACTGGTTCGAGGCCAACCCGGCCGACGCGAAGACCATCGTGAACAAGGCGGTCTCCTCCGCGCAGGCCCGGGTCGCCGCGCGTAAGGCGCGAGAGTTGGTGCGCCGCAAGTCCGCCACCGATCTCGGCGGCCTGCCGGGCAAGCTGGCCGACTGCCGGTCCAAGGATCCGAGCAAGTCCGAGATCTACATCGTCGAGGGTGACTCCGCCGGCGGCTCGGCCAAATCCGGCCGTGACTCGATGTACCAGGCGATCCTGCCGCTGCGCGGAAAGATCATCAACGTCGAGAAGGCACGGATCGACCGAGTCCTCAAGAACAACGAGGTCCAGTCGATCATCACCGCCTTCGGCACCGGCATCCACGACGAGTTCGACATCGCCAAGCTGCGGTATCACAAGATCGTGCTGATGGCCGACGCCGACGTCGACGGCCAGCACATCGCGACGCTGCTGCTCACGCTGCTGTTCCGGTTCATGCGCCCGCTGGTCGAGCAGGGGCACGTGTATCTGGCGCAGCCGCCGCTGTACAAGCTCAAGTGGCAGCGCGCCGATCCCGAGTTCGCCTACTCCGACCGGGAACGCGACGGTCTGCTCGAGGCGGGTCTCGCGGCGGGCAAGAAGATCAACAAGGACGACGGCGTGCAGCGCTACAAGGGTCTGGGCGAGATGAACGCCAAGGAGCTGTGGGAAACCACCATGGACCCGTCGGTGCGCGTGCTCAAGCTGGTCACCCTGGACGACGCGGCCGCGGCCGACGAGCTGTTCAGCGTGCTGATGGGCGAGGACGTGGAGGCCCGCCGCAGCTTTATCACCCGTAATGCCAAGGACGTTCGCTTCCTCGACGTATAA
- the gyrA gene encoding DNA gyrase subunit A, with protein MTDTTLPPFGGTGGDRIDPVDIQQEMQNSYIDYAMSVIVGRALPEVRDGLKPVHRRVLYAMYDNGYRPDRGYVKSARPVAETMGNYHPHGDASIYDTLVRMAQPWSLRYPLVDGQGNFGSRGNDGAAAMRYTECRLTPLAMEMLREIDHETVDFIPNYDGRSQEPTVLPSRVPALLMNGSNGIAVGMATNIPPHNLTELAEAIYWALDHHDADEESTLAACMERVKGPDFPTYGLIVGGQGIHDAYTTGRGSVRMRGVVEIEEDNKGRTTLVITELPYQVNTDNFINSIAEQVRDGKIAGISDIHDESSDRAGMRIVVTVKRDAVAKVVLNNLYKHTQLQTSFGCNMLSIVDGVPRTLRLDQMIRLYVKHQLDVIVRRTKYLLRKAEERAHILRGLVKALDALDEVIALIRRSANTDTARTGLMQLLDIDEIQATAILDMQLRRLSALERQKIIDELAKIELEIADLKDILAKEERQRAIVRDELAEIVDKYGDDRRTRIIAADGDVADEDLIAREDVVVTITETGYAKRTKTDLYRSQKRGGKGVQGAGLKQDDLVKHFFISSTHDWLLFFTNKGRVYRAKAYELPEANRTARGQHVANLLAFQPDEKIAQIIQIKNYEVAPYLVLATKNGLVKKSKLSDFDSNRSGGIVAVNLRDEDELVGAVLCSADDDLLLVSALGQSIRFSATDEALRPMGRATSGVQGMRFNASDELLSLNVVRPDTYLLVATAGGYAKRTAIEEYTAQGRGGKGVLTVQYDPKRGTLVGALIVEDEDELYAITSGGGVIRTVAKQVRKAGRQTKGVRLMNLGEGDTLLAIARNADEPDPDLHAGGDSDTGSSE; from the coding sequence ATGACCGACACGACGCTGCCTCCGTTCGGAGGCACCGGCGGCGACCGGATCGACCCGGTCGACATCCAGCAGGAAATGCAGAACAGCTACATCGATTACGCGATGAGCGTGATCGTCGGCCGCGCGCTGCCCGAGGTGCGCGACGGCCTGAAGCCGGTGCACCGGCGCGTGCTGTACGCGATGTACGACAACGGATATCGGCCCGACCGCGGTTACGTGAAGTCCGCGCGCCCGGTCGCCGAGACCATGGGTAACTACCACCCGCACGGTGACGCGTCGATCTACGACACCCTCGTGCGCATGGCGCAGCCGTGGTCGCTGCGCTACCCGCTGGTCGACGGCCAGGGCAACTTCGGCTCGCGCGGTAACGACGGCGCGGCCGCCATGCGCTACACCGAGTGCCGGCTGACCCCGCTCGCGATGGAGATGCTGCGCGAAATCGACCACGAGACGGTCGATTTCATCCCGAACTACGACGGTCGCTCGCAGGAGCCGACCGTGCTGCCGAGTCGGGTGCCCGCGCTGCTGATGAACGGCAGCAACGGCATCGCGGTCGGCATGGCGACCAACATCCCGCCGCACAACCTCACCGAACTGGCCGAGGCGATCTACTGGGCGCTGGACCACCACGACGCCGACGAAGAGTCGACGCTGGCCGCCTGCATGGAGCGGGTGAAGGGTCCGGACTTCCCCACCTACGGCCTCATCGTCGGTGGTCAGGGCATCCACGACGCCTACACCACCGGCCGCGGCTCGGTCCGGATGCGCGGCGTGGTCGAGATCGAGGAAGACAACAAGGGCCGGACCACGCTGGTCATCACCGAGTTGCCGTACCAGGTCAACACGGACAACTTCATCAACTCGATCGCCGAGCAGGTGCGCGACGGCAAGATCGCGGGCATCTCCGATATCCACGACGAGTCCTCCGACCGCGCGGGCATGCGGATCGTGGTCACGGTCAAGCGGGACGCGGTCGCCAAGGTCGTGCTGAACAACCTGTACAAGCACACCCAGCTGCAGACCAGCTTCGGCTGCAACATGCTGTCGATCGTCGACGGGGTGCCGCGCACGCTGCGGCTCGACCAGATGATCCGGCTGTACGTCAAGCACCAGTTGGACGTCATCGTCCGGCGCACCAAGTACTTGCTGCGCAAGGCCGAGGAGCGGGCCCACATCCTGCGCGGCCTGGTCAAGGCGCTCGACGCGCTCGACGAGGTCATCGCCCTGATCCGGCGCTCGGCCAACACCGACACCGCGCGTACCGGCCTGATGCAGTTGCTCGATATCGACGAGATCCAGGCCACCGCGATCCTCGACATGCAGCTGCGCCGCCTGTCGGCGTTGGAGCGGCAGAAGATCATCGACGAGTTGGCCAAGATCGAGCTCGAGATCGCCGACTTGAAAGACATCCTCGCCAAGGAAGAACGCCAGCGCGCGATCGTGCGCGACGAGCTGGCCGAGATCGTCGACAAGTACGGCGACGACCGGCGCACCCGGATCATCGCGGCCGACGGCGACGTCGCCGACGAGGACCTGATCGCCCGCGAGGACGTGGTCGTCACGATCACCGAGACCGGCTACGCCAAGCGCACCAAGACCGACCTCTACCGCAGCCAGAAGCGCGGCGGCAAGGGCGTGCAGGGTGCCGGGCTCAAGCAGGACGACCTGGTCAAGCACTTCTTCATCTCCTCGACCCACGACTGGCTGCTGTTCTTCACCAACAAGGGCCGGGTCTACCGCGCCAAGGCCTACGAGCTGCCCGAGGCCAACCGCACCGCGCGCGGCCAGCACGTGGCGAACCTGCTCGCCTTCCAGCCGGACGAGAAGATCGCCCAGATCATCCAGATCAAAAACTACGAAGTCGCTCCGTACCTGGTGCTCGCCACCAAGAATGGCCTCGTGAAGAAGTCGAAGCTGTCGGACTTCGATTCCAACCGCAGTGGCGGCATCGTCGCGGTGAACCTGCGCGACGAAGACGAACTGGTCGGCGCGGTGCTCTGCTCGGCCGACGACGACCTGCTGCTGGTCTCGGCGCTCGGCCAGTCGATCCGGTTCTCCGCGACCGACGAGGCGTTGCGCCCGATGGGCCGGGCCACCTCCGGCGTGCAGGGCATGCGGTTCAACGCCTCGGATGAACTCTTGTCGCTGAACGTGGTGCGACCGGATACATACCTGCTGGTCGCGACCGCCGGCGGCTACGCTAAACGGACTGCGATCGAGGAGTACACGGCACAGGGTCGCGGCGGTAAAGGTGTATTGACCGTCCAATACGACCCCAAGCGTGGCACCCTGGTCGGTGCGCTCATCGTCGAGGACGAGGATGAGTTGTACGCGATCACTTCCGGTGGTGGTGTCATCCGGACAGTGGCCAAGCAGGTTCGTAAGGCTGGACGACAGACCAAGGGCGTGCGATTGATGAACCTCGGCGAGGGCGATACGTTGCTTGCTATCGCGCGCAATGCCGACGAGCCCGATCCCGATCTGCACGCCGGCGGCGACAGCGACACCGGTTCTTCTGAGTAA